A stretch of Paenibacillus mucilaginosus 3016 DNA encodes these proteins:
- the namA gene encoding NADPH dehydrogenase NamA: protein MLHTNQITEEKDVEDSMLFTPFTIKGLTLKNRIVMSPMCMYSCMDESGLVQDWHKIHYPARAVGQVGLLIVEASAVTPQGRISVHDLGIWSDAHVEGHRELVRLVHGQGSKIGIQIAHAGRKSEVPGAIVAPSAIPFDEKSRTPEALSSEGVAETIEAFVQAARRAKEAGYDVIEIHGAHGYLINEFLSPLSNRREDGYGGDRDKRYRFLREVIDGVKTVWDGPLFVRVSTNEYHPEGNTPDDYAYYARLMKDQGVDLIDCSSGGTVPAAIKPFPGYQVPLAEKIRREAGIATGAVGLITEAQQAEEILQNERADLVFLGRELLRDPYWPRTAAKALRVEIEGPTQYGRGW from the coding sequence ATGTTACATACTAACCAAATTACCGAAGAGAAGGATGTGGAGGATTCAATGCTGTTTACCCCGTTTACCATCAAAGGACTGACCCTGAAGAACCGGATCGTGATGTCTCCGATGTGCATGTATTCGTGCATGGATGAATCCGGCCTTGTCCAGGATTGGCATAAAATTCACTATCCGGCGCGTGCGGTGGGCCAGGTCGGCCTGCTCATCGTCGAGGCTTCGGCGGTCACTCCGCAGGGCCGCATCTCCGTGCACGACCTCGGCATCTGGAGCGATGCTCACGTGGAGGGCCACCGCGAGCTCGTCCGCCTCGTGCACGGCCAGGGCTCGAAGATCGGCATCCAGATCGCCCACGCCGGACGTAAGAGCGAAGTGCCGGGAGCGATCGTCGCCCCGTCGGCGATCCCGTTCGACGAGAAGTCCCGCACGCCGGAAGCGCTGAGCTCCGAGGGCGTCGCCGAGACGATCGAAGCGTTCGTGCAGGCCGCACGCCGGGCGAAGGAAGCCGGCTATGACGTCATCGAGATTCACGGCGCGCACGGCTACCTCATCAACGAGTTCCTCTCGCCGCTGAGCAACCGCCGCGAAGACGGATACGGCGGAGACCGCGACAAGCGCTACCGCTTCCTCCGCGAAGTCATCGACGGCGTGAAGACCGTGTGGGACGGCCCGCTGTTCGTCCGCGTCTCCACGAACGAGTACCATCCGGAAGGCAACACGCCGGATGACTATGCCTACTACGCCCGCCTCATGAAGGACCAAGGCGTCGACCTCATCGACTGCTCGTCGGGAGGAACCGTACCGGCGGCCATCAAGCCGTTCCCGGGCTACCAGGTGCCGCTCGCGGAGAAGATCCGCCGCGAAGCCGGGATCGCCACCGGGGCGGTGGGCCTGATCACCGAAGCGCAGCAGGCTGAGGAGATTCTGCAGAACGAGCGCGCCGATCTCGTGTTCCTCGGACGCGAGCTGCTCCGCGATCCGTACTGGCCGCGCACGGCCGCCAAGGCGCTCCGCGTGGAGATCGAAGGACCAACGCAGTACGGCCGGGGCTGGTAA
- a CDS encoding sensor histidine kinase: MLTSLFSNILFLIFPIFLFQVFWEGRRRFNQDGPVMLMLGAGAMLLCMNFPVVMSDGYYFDFRFTVLAIAALYGSLRHSAVLVGVMVAYRWWMGGDGFFGQLFILALLFPLLMLARRKFTSRPPAVRMILVIALSIAPVPMLLFGKPLIFQDVLLTWELVEQFLTVMGIQAVGTWIVIYFIEKDIEAHAIRREIRQAEKMRVISDLAASVSHEVRNPLTVARGFLQLLLTSAKSEKESRFMTLALEELDRAQEIIGDYLAYAKPDADRLEELEVEDEIRYVSGVLQPYALFGEVEIETDCPEHNWVLGERQKFRQCLINLVKNSIEAMPEGGKLRIGIHALQNKVEVRIRDNGTGMTPEEVSRLGKAFYTTKERGTGLGTMVAFSIIKAMNGRIDIHSKKGAGTEFTIVLPKVNPAEKFGSAV; encoded by the coding sequence ATGCTGACCAGCTTGTTTAGCAACATTCTGTTTTTGATCTTCCCTATCTTTTTGTTTCAGGTATTCTGGGAGGGGAGGCGGCGCTTCAACCAGGACGGTCCTGTCATGCTGATGCTTGGGGCAGGTGCGATGCTGCTCTGCATGAATTTTCCCGTGGTGATGTCGGACGGGTACTACTTTGATTTCCGGTTTACGGTGCTGGCGATTGCGGCACTGTATGGAAGCCTGCGCCATTCGGCCGTGCTTGTGGGGGTTATGGTGGCCTACCGCTGGTGGATGGGGGGCGACGGGTTCTTCGGCCAGCTGTTCATTCTGGCGCTGCTCTTCCCGCTGCTGATGCTTGCGCGCAGGAAGTTCACCTCGCGTCCGCCCGCGGTCCGGATGATATTGGTGATCGCCCTGTCGATCGCCCCGGTGCCGATGCTGCTGTTCGGCAAACCGCTGATCTTTCAGGACGTCCTCCTGACCTGGGAGCTGGTCGAACAGTTCCTGACGGTGATGGGAATCCAGGCTGTGGGGACATGGATCGTGATCTATTTCATCGAAAAGGACATTGAAGCCCATGCGATCCGCCGGGAGATCCGGCAGGCCGAGAAGATGCGGGTGATCAGCGACCTGGCGGCCAGCGTGTCCCACGAGGTGCGCAATCCGCTGACGGTGGCCCGGGGGTTCCTGCAGCTGCTGCTGACCTCGGCGAAGTCCGAGAAGGAGAGCCGGTTCATGACGCTCGCGCTGGAAGAACTCGACCGGGCGCAGGAGATCATTGGCGATTACCTGGCTTACGCCAAGCCGGATGCGGACCGGCTCGAGGAGCTTGAGGTCGAAGACGAGATCCGCTACGTTAGCGGGGTGCTGCAGCCCTATGCGCTGTTCGGGGAAGTCGAGATCGAGACGGACTGTCCGGAGCATAACTGGGTGCTCGGCGAACGGCAGAAGTTCCGTCAATGCCTGATCAATCTCGTCAAAAATTCCATCGAGGCCATGCCCGAAGGAGGCAAGCTGCGAATCGGGATTCATGCGCTGCAGAACAAGGTGGAAGTGCGGATCCGCGACAACGGTACGGGGATGACGCCGGAGGAAGTCAGCCGGCTCGGCAAGGCCTTCTATACCACGAAGGAGAGAGGGACCGGGCTCGGCACCATGGTCGCCTTCAGCATCATCAAGGCGATGAACGGCAGGATCGACATTCACAGCAAGAAGGGTGCGGGCACGGAATTCACGATTGTGCTGCCCAAAGTAAATCCGGCGGAAAAGTTTGGAAGCGCTGTCTGA
- a CDS encoding AraC family transcriptional regulator, producing MTNAALESPLEAINENVIYQNPLLRLKIWELYWDVPTYGIPERWRWHYHKEVEFLVVLEGQLGVQTKDDSCILGPGDVMLLGASQPHRTYKSDPTAIRQVVFQVDLAQHFDQSTMPYLSTFSELTRPLGELNYIFRENAEARQEAFRLVMDIYEESQQKQRGYEMSISSSIKRLLLLLLRSDYRGVLGRTDDTELLRLRPALDYVDRHLGEKIAVEDVCGLLNLSYHYFIKYFKKAMGLSFVDYVNYKRVKTAERLLLTRDLSIMEVGFEVGIPNMAQFYKLFKRHNQCSPKEFRQRMRSQAGPGGDGV from the coding sequence TTGACGAACGCTGCGCTGGAATCGCCGCTGGAGGCGATCAATGAGAATGTGATCTATCAAAATCCGCTGCTGCGGCTGAAGATCTGGGAGCTGTACTGGGACGTGCCCACGTACGGGATCCCGGAGCGGTGGCGCTGGCATTACCATAAGGAAGTGGAATTTCTCGTCGTGCTCGAAGGGCAGCTCGGGGTGCAGACGAAGGACGACTCGTGCATCCTCGGACCGGGCGACGTCATGCTGCTCGGCGCCTCACAGCCCCACCGGACCTACAAGAGCGATCCGACGGCGATCCGTCAGGTCGTGTTCCAGGTGGACCTGGCCCAGCACTTCGACCAGAGCACAATGCCGTATCTCTCCACGTTCTCGGAGCTGACCCGGCCGCTCGGGGAGCTGAACTACATTTTCCGCGAAAATGCCGAGGCCCGGCAGGAAGCCTTCCGCCTCGTGATGGACATCTACGAGGAATCCCAGCAGAAGCAGCGCGGGTACGAGATGTCGATCTCTTCGTCGATCAAGCGGCTGCTGCTCCTGCTGCTGCGCAGCGACTACCGCGGGGTGCTGGGCCGCACGGACGACACGGAGCTGCTGCGGCTGCGCCCCGCTCTCGACTACGTCGACCGCCACCTCGGCGAGAAGATCGCGGTCGAGGACGTGTGCGGGCTGCTGAACCTCAGCTACCACTATTTCATCAAGTACTTCAAGAAGGCGATGGGCCTCTCCTTCGTCGACTACGTGAACTACAAGCGGGTCAAAACGGCCGAGCGTCTGCTGCTCACCCGTGACCTCAGCATCATGGAGGTTGGCTTCGAGGTCGGCATTCCGAACATGGCCCAGTTCTACAAGCTCTTCAAGCGCCACAACCAGTGCTCGCCGAAGGAGTTCCGCCAGCGTATGCGCAGCCAGGCGGGCCCCGGCGGGGACGGGGTGTAG
- a CDS encoding AraC family transcriptional regulator: protein MPILKLTNYLNLNTHPVRLSFRKERTGGLVDYYHAHQGLELLYVHEGGGRAVVEQQIIEMIPGLILVFKPYQLHRIHVLPQPVRPYIRSLFVLEPDVLERSLEPFGRLQAFLRRLWKDPLAPYAFQSENPTSGDLLLSLYEHRLESYEASPARLEEQLLFLTAFTDYIRSACIPVAAAPADQQGPKGSAAAEKMMAWVESHYARPFELAELARAVHLSPNHASAVFRKYVGSSITEYLAARRVRQACWLLRTTDLPVQEIGREVGLGSFPYFCQLFKKHVGQSPHRFRKEG, encoded by the coding sequence GTGCCCATCCTGAAGCTCACGAACTATTTGAACCTGAATACGCATCCGGTCAGGCTCTCCTTCCGCAAAGAACGGACCGGCGGGCTAGTCGACTACTATCATGCCCATCAGGGGCTGGAACTGCTGTATGTTCATGAGGGCGGCGGAAGGGCCGTTGTCGAGCAACAAATCATCGAGATGATTCCCGGCCTCATCCTCGTCTTCAAGCCGTACCAGCTCCACCGGATCCATGTCCTGCCGCAGCCCGTCCGGCCCTATATCCGTTCGTTGTTCGTGCTGGAGCCGGATGTACTGGAGCGGTCTTTGGAGCCTTTCGGCAGACTTCAGGCGTTCCTGCGGAGGCTGTGGAAGGACCCTCTCGCCCCCTATGCATTCCAAAGCGAAAATCCAACGTCAGGAGATCTGCTGCTCAGCCTGTATGAGCATCGGCTCGAATCTTACGAAGCCTCCCCTGCCCGGCTGGAGGAACAGCTGCTCTTCCTTACGGCCTTCACCGATTATATACGGTCGGCCTGCATCCCGGTGGCTGCCGCCCCCGCCGACCAACAAGGACCAAAGGGCTCTGCTGCAGCCGAAAAGATGATGGCCTGGGTGGAGTCCCACTATGCCCGGCCCTTCGAGCTTGCGGAGCTGGCCCGCGCCGTGCACCTCTCGCCGAACCATGCCTCCGCCGTGTTCCGCAAGTATGTGGGGAGCTCCATCACGGAGTATCTTGCGGCAAGAAGGGTCCGCCAAGCCTGCTGGCTGCTGCGTACGACCGACCTCCCCGTACAGGAGATCGGCCGGGAGGTGGGGCTGGGGAGCTTTCCGTACTTCTGCCAGCTCTTCAAAAAACACGTCGGCCAGTCCCCCCACCGCTTCCGAAAAGAAGGTTAG
- a CDS encoding helix-turn-helix domain-containing protein, which yields MEQGQLQIMRSYLDNVQMTLDTVHYTKVGTNWRYRFENPEENRFYFIREGSGWIRLRGRLHHPKPGELLLLPAGAKLELGLCSEEERFGKYWCHFGAKVGDVHLFQMLDLPFSIRVGDEDWLERQFRALEALYRSPSLTAPLRIKSVLLELVSYYMEEALRQQDSQSIALAPSAAEGKITAVLHYIDTHLSEGITVEELARQMHFHPNYFMPYFKTMMGLSPIAYITRKRMDKAKVLLRDTEVPVTEVAEAVGLELAYFSRLFKKQTALSPTQYRRNARGPRTEASSVSVPD from the coding sequence ATGGAGCAGGGGCAGCTGCAGATCATGAGGAGTTATCTGGACAATGTGCAGATGACGCTTGATACGGTGCACTACACGAAGGTCGGCACGAACTGGCGCTACCGGTTCGAGAATCCCGAGGAGAACCGCTTCTACTTCATCCGCGAAGGGAGCGGGTGGATCCGGCTGCGGGGCCGCCTGCACCATCCGAAGCCGGGAGAGCTGCTGCTCCTGCCCGCGGGGGCGAAGCTGGAGCTCGGCCTGTGCAGCGAAGAGGAGCGTTTCGGAAAGTATTGGTGCCATTTTGGCGCAAAGGTCGGGGATGTGCATCTGTTCCAGATGCTGGATCTTCCCTTCAGCATCCGGGTGGGGGATGAAGACTGGCTGGAGCGGCAGTTCCGGGCACTGGAGGCTCTGTACCGCAGCCCGTCCCTGACGGCTCCCCTGCGGATCAAGTCGGTGCTTCTTGAATTGGTTTCCTATTATATGGAAGAAGCGCTGCGCCAGCAGGACAGTCAGAGCATCGCACTGGCCCCGTCCGCCGCGGAGGGCAAGATCACGGCCGTGCTGCATTATATCGACACGCATTTGAGCGAAGGGATCACGGTGGAGGAGCTGGCGCGGCAGATGCATTTTCACCCGAATTACTTCATGCCGTACTTCAAGACGATGATGGGGCTCTCCCCGATCGCCTATATTACGCGCAAACGCATGGACAAGGCGAAGGTGCTGCTGCGGGATACGGAGGTCCCGGTGACGGAGGTGGCGGAGGCCGTAGGGCTGGAGCTCGCTTACTTCTCCAGGCTGTTCAAGAAGCAAACGGCCCTCTCCCCGACCCAATATCGCAGGAACGCAAGAGGCCCCCGGACGGAAGCTTCCTCTGTCTCTGTGCCGGACTAA
- a CDS encoding ABC transporter substrate-binding protein, with protein MKRKLDTPAWEQRLGSRPPLKEGGYSRELEGRVMQRVAAGPRPGRRRLIRWSPLLACGLMIAIGIGQAEQLAGWAGRLGGKEQADGSSLNGGKPFTLRVAADSAADFMAAYGEAFEQKYPNAQLEVIPLKGRGLTRTGAEQPRGDWFADQRPDVLELEADRTYSALAAEGRLQTLETLSQEEGWERGRMHPGVTAALRSLGGGALYGIAPEYEQLALYYNPSLFEQYGIPLPRDGMNRGQLIEAASRLAQAGGAGEERIYGLAFDGGLSFLEGLVQSAAAEDPGLLDPQGHVDLQDVEWRRLWEQAVEAVRGGAVYVPGAAVRAADSGKKAEPKSGEADVKKAAETRDAAGSSAVDRAAAPADGGESRTAGLSALELFLQGRAAMVLGPYDLARRLDEAARRAPDNKAAAGWNIVTEPQISPGQTNESASFRLRRVYAAAAESPQPEAALALVKYIAGEEAAKRRAAAAGEQHLPSRLPGLTLRLLQGKHAEAFYRLQPPQAQASAGLPSRLAEALPLLAAERFAAAAAGRQTADAALRQLEAELQAVLDGAK; from the coding sequence ATGAAGCGCAAATTGGATACGCCCGCCTGGGAGCAGCGGCTGGGAAGCCGGCCGCCGCTTAAGGAAGGGGGCTACTCCCGGGAGCTCGAGGGCCGGGTGATGCAGCGCGTCGCAGCCGGCCCGCGGCCTGGCCGGCGCCGGCTGATCCGCTGGAGCCCGCTCCTTGCCTGCGGCCTGATGATCGCCATCGGGATCGGCCAGGCGGAGCAGCTGGCGGGCTGGGCCGGACGGCTGGGCGGTAAGGAGCAAGCGGACGGGAGTTCTCTGAACGGGGGGAAGCCCTTCACGCTGCGGGTAGCCGCGGATTCGGCGGCGGACTTCATGGCCGCCTACGGGGAGGCCTTCGAGCAGAAGTACCCCAACGCACAGCTGGAGGTGATCCCGCTGAAGGGGCGGGGCCTCACCCGGACCGGCGCGGAGCAGCCGCGGGGGGACTGGTTCGCGGACCAGCGGCCCGACGTGCTGGAGCTGGAAGCGGACCGCACCTACAGTGCGCTGGCGGCCGAGGGGCGGCTGCAGACGCTGGAGACGCTGTCGCAGGAAGAGGGCTGGGAGCGGGGCCGAATGCATCCCGGCGTGACCGCGGCCCTCCGATCCTTGGGGGGCGGCGCTCTGTACGGGATCGCGCCGGAGTACGAGCAGCTGGCGCTCTACTATAATCCTTCGTTGTTCGAGCAGTATGGCATCCCCCTTCCCCGCGACGGAATGAACCGGGGACAGCTGATCGAGGCGGCATCCCGCCTGGCCCAAGCGGGCGGTGCAGGAGAGGAGCGGATCTACGGCCTGGCCTTTGACGGGGGACTCTCCTTCCTGGAGGGCCTGGTGCAGTCGGCAGCCGCAGAGGACCCGGGTCTGTTGGATCCGCAGGGACATGTCGATCTGCAGGATGTGGAGTGGAGAAGACTGTGGGAACAGGCCGTGGAGGCGGTGCGCGGCGGAGCGGTCTATGTGCCGGGGGCAGCCGTAAGGGCTGCCGACAGCGGGAAGAAGGCGGAGCCGAAGAGCGGTGAAGCGGATGTGAAAAAGGCGGCGGAAACCAGGGACGCTGCAGGGTCGTCCGCGGTGGACCGCGCGGCAGCGCCGGCAGACGGCGGGGAAAGCCGGACCGCGGGGCTGTCGGCTCTGGAGCTGTTCCTGCAGGGGCGGGCGGCCATGGTGCTCGGGCCTTATGATTTGGCCCGGCGCCTGGATGAGGCGGCGCGCCGTGCACCGGACAACAAGGCTGCCGCCGGTTGGAATATCGTCACGGAGCCTCAGATTTCGCCGGGGCAGACGAACGAGTCGGCATCTTTCCGCCTGCGCAGGGTCTACGCGGCCGCGGCGGAATCCCCGCAGCCGGAAGCGGCCCTGGCGCTGGTGAAGTATATCGCCGGCGAAGAGGCGGCGAAGCGGCGCGCTGCGGCCGCAGGCGAGCAGCATCTGCCGTCGCGGCTGCCGGGATTGACGCTGCGGCTGCTGCAGGGCAAGCATGCCGAGGCGTTCTACCGGCTGCAGCCGCCGCAGGCCCAGGCGTCCGCAGGCCTGCCGTCGCGGCTGGCCGAGGCGCTGCCGCTGCTCGCCGCCGAGCGGTTCGCCGCGGCAGCGGCCGGCCGGCAGACGGCGGACGCCGCGCTGCGGCAGCTGGAGGCGGAGCTGCAGGCCGTGCTGGACGGCGCGAAGTAG
- a CDS encoding RNA polymerase sigma factor, with translation MAFEYLKSLSGGMDRSCVLSELMGAYGEDVWNYAFFLTRDHALSDDITQDVFVKVYEKMYSFRGESSVRTWLLAITRNLVRDHWRSAWFRRVIPFGSPKREEHGPSAESLAVSSLVTEEVWAAVLALPRKLREVLLLHAHHGLSHAEIAALLDLSQGTVKSRLSRARVKVSKELNREGGERT, from the coding sequence GTGGCATTCGAATACCTGAAATCGCTCTCCGGCGGAATGGACCGGAGCTGCGTGCTGTCGGAGCTGATGGGGGCTTACGGGGAAGATGTCTGGAATTACGCATTCTTCCTGACCCGCGATCATGCGCTCTCCGATGATATTACCCAGGATGTGTTCGTGAAGGTTTATGAAAAAATGTACAGCTTCCGCGGCGAATCCAGCGTGCGGACCTGGCTGCTGGCGATCACCCGCAACCTGGTCCGGGACCACTGGCGTTCGGCGTGGTTCCGCCGGGTGATTCCTTTCGGCTCGCCGAAGCGTGAAGAGCATGGGCCGTCAGCGGAATCCCTGGCGGTCTCGTCTTTGGTGACCGAGGAGGTCTGGGCCGCCGTGCTGGCGCTGCCCCGCAAGCTGCGGGAGGTGCTCCTGCTGCACGCCCATCACGGCTTGTCCCATGCGGAGATCGCAGCGCTGCTCGATCTCTCGCAGGGCACCGTCAAATCGAGGCTGTCGCGGGCGCGAGTCAAAGTATCCAAGGAGCTGAACAGGGAAGGGGGAGAGCGGACATGA
- a CDS encoding GlsB/YeaQ/YmgE family stress response membrane protein, protein MSWIIMIIMAIIIGVIGSAIAPGRMPGGILGSMIAGFVGAWIGGMLLGSWGPQLGGFSIVPAIIGAALFVLILSLLARGMNRAA, encoded by the coding sequence ATGAGTTGGATTATCATGATCATCATGGCTATCATCATCGGTGTGATCGGCTCTGCGATCGCGCCGGGCCGGATGCCTGGCGGTATCCTCGGTTCCATGATCGCCGGATTCGTAGGCGCCTGGATCGGCGGCATGCTGCTCGGCAGCTGGGGCCCGCAGCTCGGCGGCTTCTCCATCGTACCGGCTATCATCGGCGCCGCCTTGTTCGTCCTGATTCTCAGCCTGCTGGCCCGCGGGATGAACCGCGCAGCGTAA
- a CDS encoding YtxH domain-containing protein → MSTVNTTESRSSSLLLGTVVGAATGALVALLMAPKTGRELRSDLMEVVNTIQTKGAEYMAMAKEKAADTASMVKEKAADTATMVKERGSELIEKAQQTTTTAADASHEAIDQAASVSEQKLNQAADSAHKALESASSAAQSSLDKAEDSTDKSTSPYSTTRY, encoded by the coding sequence ATGAGTACAGTGAACACGACGGAAAGCAGAAGCAGCTCCCTGCTGCTGGGTACGGTGGTTGGTGCGGCTACAGGAGCCCTGGTAGCCCTGCTGATGGCGCCTAAGACGGGCCGCGAGCTCCGCAGCGACCTTATGGAAGTGGTGAACACGATCCAGACCAAGGGTGCTGAGTATATGGCTATGGCCAAGGAGAAGGCAGCCGACACCGCATCCATGGTGAAGGAAAAAGCCGCCGACACGGCTACTATGGTGAAAGAACGCGGCTCCGAGCTGATCGAGAAGGCTCAGCAGACGACGACTACAGCGGCCGACGCTTCTCACGAAGCGATCGACCAGGCTGCGAGCGTGTCCGAGCAGAAGCTCAATCAGGCCGCCGATTCGGCACACAAGGCGCTCGAGTCCGCTTCCTCCGCTGCCCAGAGCTCGCTCGACAAGGCTGAGGACAGCACGGACAAATCCACATCCCCTTATTCGACAACCCGTTACTAA
- a CDS encoding extracellular solute-binding protein — translation MTRRNRTAALAVLTLVTLLTASCGGAVQDSAAMLPKAAPLERAYRSVSTAKQLTIWTYYNITKDVERFRSEHPDVQVNVATFANGSYVEAYLDGLAGGSPPDILLLDNRDIGAFNTIDGLEDLLQPPYGGQSYKAAIPGNVWKLYSSFDRERMISLPIELPTAATYYRRDLIESLGLPGDPAELGVYLENPEHWLELARKLKAQDRYIFQWEAEPVEVAAMQGNYLQEDLNFARNKPVYQQALEVAKTVHREGLALRSSVQTDPGQEALRSGRLAMVYLGRWGADSLERWAPETKGLWSVTRLPMNLYGWNGGSSLAISSRSQSKELAWAFARMTTQLGVPRPDSGFLDMSPFDVLYTYGQTFVERQTPSPFDRKLEELWTESVTDILENGTHSGSGLRFIESQANSMIEKDRERLLRYLGKNKLERP, via the coding sequence ATGACACGCAGGAACCGGACGGCCGCTCTGGCAGTCCTCACGCTGGTAACGCTCCTGACCGCATCCTGCGGCGGAGCGGTTCAGGATTCCGCCGCAATGCTGCCCAAAGCGGCTCCGCTGGAGAGGGCCTACCGGAGCGTATCGACCGCAAAGCAGCTGACGATCTGGACCTACTATAATATCACGAAGGATGTGGAACGCTTCCGCAGCGAGCATCCGGATGTGCAGGTAAACGTGGCGACCTTCGCGAACGGCAGCTATGTGGAGGCTTATCTGGACGGCCTCGCCGGAGGCAGTCCGCCGGATATTCTGCTGCTCGACAACCGGGACATCGGTGCCTTCAACACGATCGACGGGCTGGAGGATCTATTGCAGCCGCCGTACGGGGGGCAGTCGTACAAAGCGGCGATTCCAGGCAACGTGTGGAAGCTCTACTCGTCGTTCGACCGGGAGCGGATGATCTCCCTTCCGATCGAGCTTCCTACGGCGGCGACCTATTACCGCCGGGACCTAATCGAAAGCCTCGGGCTGCCCGGCGATCCGGCGGAGCTCGGGGTCTATCTCGAGAATCCGGAGCACTGGCTCGAGCTTGCGCGGAAGCTGAAAGCACAGGACCGGTATATTTTCCAGTGGGAAGCTGAGCCTGTCGAGGTCGCTGCCATGCAGGGGAACTATCTGCAGGAGGATCTGAACTTCGCCCGGAACAAGCCCGTGTATCAGCAGGCGCTGGAGGTGGCCAAGACCGTGCATCGCGAAGGCTTGGCCCTGCGCAGCTCGGTTCAGACGGATCCCGGACAGGAGGCGCTGCGCAGCGGCCGGCTCGCGATGGTGTATCTCGGCCGCTGGGGTGCCGATTCGCTCGAGCGCTGGGCGCCGGAGACCAAGGGACTTTGGTCTGTGACACGTCTGCCGATGAACCTCTATGGCTGGAACGGCGGTTCGTCGCTGGCGATCTCCTCCCGTTCGCAGAGCAAGGAGCTCGCCTGGGCGTTCGCCCGCATGACGACGCAGCTTGGGGTGCCGAGACCGGACAGCGGCTTCCTTGATATGAGTCCGTTCGACGTGCTGTATACCTACGGCCAGACGTTCGTCGAGCGCCAGACCCCATCGCCGTTCGACCGGAAGCTGGAGGAGCTGTGGACCGAATCGGTTACCGATATCCTCGAGAACGGCACCCATTCGGGAAGCGGTCTGCGGTTCATCGAGAGCCAGGCGAACAGCATGATTGAGAAGGACCGGGAGCGGCTTCTGCGCTATCTCGGGAAGAACAAGCTGGAGCGGCCTTAG
- a CDS encoding putative bifunctional diguanylate cyclase/phosphodiesterase — MLTGLPNRLHFSKYLSEWMEQPAEPGLSAAVLFLDLDRFKQINDTFGHSAGDELIIDVAKKLSGGVRYAPVFRLGGDEFVVLASHRRREEVVETAEAILAALSEPVILQGQEIFVRSSIGISIFPGDAQDAEALLKNADDAMYEAKERGGGQYAFYSEATSESAAERLQLEQALHRALAAGEFELFYQPQYGGTDGRINGMEALIRWKHPAEGYIPPVRFIPLAEQTGEIRSIGEWVLREACLQGKRLQEHAPGLLTAVNLSPRQLDQPDLVERVRAILQETGMPAGLLELEITEEFFIRNQDKAEAALRQFKEMGIRLAIDDFGTGYSSFAQMKRIMPDTLKIDRSFIRGLDQDESNASIVQALITMAHSLKLKVVGEGVETEEELLSLRRFGCDEIQGYYYSKPLPLAELEALLKGAPSAASSDEDREERRGDS; from the coding sequence ATGCTGACGGGCCTGCCGAACCGCCTGCACTTCAGCAAATATTTGAGCGAATGGATGGAGCAGCCGGCAGAGCCCGGACTGTCCGCCGCCGTCCTGTTCCTCGATCTGGACCGGTTCAAGCAGATCAACGATACCTTTGGCCATTCGGCCGGGGATGAGCTCATCATTGACGTGGCCAAGAAGCTCTCCGGGGGCGTCCGGTATGCTCCGGTCTTCCGGCTCGGCGGCGACGAATTCGTCGTGCTGGCTTCCCACCGCAGGAGGGAGGAGGTGGTGGAGACCGCCGAAGCGATCCTGGCCGCCCTCTCCGAACCGGTTATCCTGCAGGGGCAGGAGATCTTCGTGCGCAGCTCCATCGGCATCTCGATCTTCCCTGGCGATGCACAGGACGCGGAAGCGCTGCTCAAGAATGCGGACGACGCCATGTACGAAGCGAAGGAGCGCGGGGGCGGGCAGTATGCCTTCTACTCCGAGGCGACGAGCGAGAGCGCCGCGGAGCGGCTTCAGCTCGAGCAGGCGCTGCACCGGGCCTTGGCCGCCGGCGAGTTCGAACTCTTCTACCAGCCTCAATACGGCGGGACCGACGGCCGGATCAACGGCATGGAGGCGCTGATCCGCTGGAAGCACCCGGCGGAAGGCTACATTCCGCCCGTCCGTTTCATCCCGCTCGCCGAACAGACCGGCGAGATCCGCAGCATCGGGGAATGGGTGCTGCGGGAAGCCTGCCTGCAGGGCAAACGCCTGCAGGAGCATGCGCCGGGCCTGCTGACCGCCGTGAACCTGTCGCCGCGGCAGCTGGACCAGCCGGATCTGGTGGAACGGGTCCGCGCCATTCTCCAGGAGACCGGGATGCCTGCGGGCCTTCTGGAGCTGGAGATCACGGAGGAGTTCTTCATCCGCAACCAGGACAAGGCGGAGGCCGCGCTGCGGCAGTTCAAGGAGATGGGCATCCGCCTGGCGATCGACGACTTCGGCACCGGCTACTCATCCTTCGCGCAGATGAAGCGGATCATGCCGGACACGCTGAAGATCGACCGGTCGTTCATCCGGGGACTGGACCAGGATGAGAGCAACGCCTCGATTGTGCAGGCGCTGATCACGATGGCCCACAGCCTGAAGCTGAAGGTGGTCGGAGAAGGGGTCGAGACGGAGGAGGAGCTCCTCAGCCTGCGCCGCTTCGGCTGCGATGAGATTCAAGGGTATTACTACAGCAAGCCGCTGCCCCTGGCAGAACTGGAGGCGCTGCTGAAGGGAGCGCCTTCGGCAGCATCATCGGACGAAGACAGGGAAGAAAGGAGGGGAGACTCATGA